The following coding sequences are from one Microtus pennsylvanicus isolate mMicPen1 chromosome 1, mMicPen1.hap1, whole genome shotgun sequence window:
- the Fam222a gene encoding protein FAM222A has protein sequence MLACLQRTQDPPSQHLACPSKSLELRKCESVASSMHSARYPSPAELDAYAEKVANSPLSIKIFPTNIRVPQHKHLSRTVNGYDTSGQRYSPYPQHSTGYQGLLAIVKAAVVSSSSAVPAGHTKSVLKSVEGKRTKLSPATVQVGIAPYPVPSTLGPLAYPKPPEAPAPPPSLPAAATATSVIPLPGRGLPLPPSNLPSIHSILYQLNQQCQAPGAAPGACQGVAVPHPSPAKHGPMPSFPSMAYSATAGLPDCRKGAELSQGATPALTLAGATKPAGYAEGGLDYLLWPQKPPPPPPQPLRAYSSSTIANKSPETCGGRAFERANGSPHNCGVGLPTSFTVGQYFAAPWNSVLVTPTSDCYNPAAAAVVTELGPGAARELTGPPADALSGLASKSVCNTAVLSSSLQSLEYLINDIRPPCIKEQMLGKGYETVAVPRLLDHQHAHIRLPVYR, from the coding sequence gCGAGTCAGTGGCCAGCTCTATGCATTCCGCCCGCTACCCAAGCCCAGCCGAGCTGGATGCCTATGCGGAGAAGGTGGCCAACAGCCCACTGTCCATCAAGATCTTCCCCACCAACATCCGAGTGCCGCAGCACAAGCACCTGAGCCGCACGGTCAACGGCTATGACACCAGCGGCCAGCGCTACAGTCCCTACCCTCAGCACAGCACCGGCTACCAGGGCCTGCTGGCCATTGTCAAGGCTGCGGTCGTCTCCTCTAGTTCAGCTGTGCCCGCTGGGCACACCAAAAGTGTGCTTAAGAGCGTGGAGGGCAAGCGGACTAAACTGTCACCGGCCACTGTGCAAGTGGGCATCGCACCCTACCCGGTGCCCAGCACTCTGGGGCCTTTGGCTTACCCGAAGCCACCCGAGGCACCTGCCCCACCGCCCAGCCTACCTGCAGCCGCTACTGCCACCTCTGTGATCCCTCTGCCGGGCCGGGGCCTGCCCCTGCCCCCTTCCAATCTGCCCTCCATCCATAGCATCCTCTACCAGCTCAACCAGCAGTGCCAGGCCCCAGGCGCTGCCCCAGGCGCCTGTCAGGGTGTGGCTGTGCCCCACCCCAGTCCAGCTAAGCATGGCCCGATGCCCAGCTTTCCTAGCATGGCTTACTCAGCCACAGCAGGTCTGCCAGACTGCCGGAAAGGGGCAGAACTGAGCCAGGGAGCCACACCAGCCCTGACACTGGCTGGGGCCACCAAACCTGCAGGGTATGCAGAAGGGGGCCTGGATTACCTGCTATGGCCTCAgaagccacccccacccccaccccagccacttCGAGCCTACAGTAGCAGCACCATAGCCAACAAGTCTCCTGAGACTTGTGGCGGGCGGGCATTCGAGAGGGCCAACGGGTCGCCCCACAATTGTGGTGTGGGGCTGCCCACCAGCTTCACCGTGGGCCAGTATTTTGCTGCCCCTTGGAACAGTGTTCTGGTGACACCTACTAGCGACTGCTACAATCCAGCAGCAGCTGCGGTAGTGACAGAGCTGGGGCCAGGAGCTGCCAGGGAGCTAACTGGGCCTCCTGCAGACGCACTCTCGGGCCTGGCCAGCAAGAGCGTGTGCAACACAGCGGTGCTGAGCAGCAGCCTGCAGTCGCTGGAGTATCTCATCAATGACATTCGGCCACCCTGCATCAAGGAGCAAATGCTCGGCAAGGGCTATGAGACAGTGGCCGTGCCCCGGCTGCTGGACCACCAGCACGCCCACATCCGCTTACCCGTCTACAGATAA